A genomic stretch from Flavobacterium sp. KS-LB2 includes:
- a CDS encoding OmpA family protein, giving the protein MKKNILLYIAIVSVFSINIYSQKAKLATADKKYDGYAYVDAIKTYERIAEKGYKSVDLFKKLGNAYYFNAEFDKAAKWYTELFTLDTANLEPEYYYRYAQSLRAIDQNDKANEMMEIFNQKSVNDSRAKLFKKNTNYLEAIKANSGRYKVEDAGINSIYSDYGTTLYSNKLVFASARDTGSLGQRKHKWTNQYFTNLYTADLGEDMTPSTPKKFDGTINSKFHESTPTFTKDGKTMYFTRNNYLDGKKGKDGNKITLIKIYKATLENDKWTNVTELPFDSDSYSTAHPALSPDEKTLYFASDMPGTLGQSDLFKVRINEDGTFGTPENLGSTINTEGRETFPFINDENEIYFASDGHPGLGGLDVFMSKINTDATFSEVQNVGADVNSPKDDFAYLIDTKSRKGFFTSNRDGGQGYDDIYKFLETRKLICEQLLYGEITDLKTGEILNNTKITLYDSQFKLVNTATSDEKGKYSFTVECGKTYNIRAEKTEYKTKEEKITIGATTGKTYLPIALEKEICKVAVGDDLGKCFGIKMIYFDLDKSNIRQEAALDLEKILDVLNQNPNMKIDIRSHTDSRQTFKYNEALSERRAKSTINWLVKNGIDSSRLTGKGYGETQLVNKCADDVICSEEEHQLNRRSEFIITAL; this is encoded by the coding sequence ATGAAAAAAAATATACTCCTTTACATAGCAATAGTAAGTGTTTTTTCTATTAACATTTATTCCCAAAAAGCAAAATTGGCTACAGCCGATAAAAAGTATGACGGCTATGCCTATGTAGATGCCATCAAAACCTATGAAAGAATAGCTGAAAAAGGATATAAATCAGTGGATCTATTCAAAAAGTTAGGAAATGCCTACTACTTTAATGCAGAGTTTGATAAAGCAGCTAAATGGTATACTGAATTATTTACTTTGGATACCGCCAATTTAGAACCTGAATATTATTATCGTTATGCACAGTCTTTAAGAGCAATCGATCAAAATGACAAAGCAAATGAGATGATGGAAATATTCAACCAAAAATCAGTAAACGACAGTAGAGCCAAACTCTTTAAAAAAAACACCAACTATCTAGAGGCTATAAAAGCTAATTCTGGAAGGTATAAAGTGGAAGATGCTGGAATAAACTCTATCTATTCTGATTATGGAACTACTCTATATTCAAACAAATTAGTTTTTGCTTCTGCTAGAGATACTGGTAGTCTGGGACAAAGAAAACACAAATGGACCAATCAGTATTTTACAAACTTGTACACTGCTGATTTAGGAGAAGATATGACTCCTAGTACTCCGAAAAAATTTGATGGGACTATTAACTCTAAGTTTCATGAATCTACTCCTACTTTTACCAAGGATGGAAAAACAATGTATTTTACTCGAAACAACTACTTGGACGGTAAAAAAGGTAAAGATGGAAATAAAATTACTTTAATTAAAATATACAAAGCTACACTAGAGAATGACAAATGGACTAATGTAACCGAACTACCTTTTGACAGTGACAGTTACAGTACAGCACATCCTGCACTAAGTCCAGATGAAAAAACATTATATTTCGCCTCTGATATGCCAGGAACATTAGGACAATCTGACTTATTCAAAGTAAGAATAAATGAAGATGGTACTTTTGGGACTCCTGAAAATTTAGGAAGTACAATTAATACCGAAGGAAGAGAAACATTCCCTTTTATTAATGATGAAAATGAAATTTACTTTGCTTCTGATGGACATCCTGGACTTGGTGGATTAGATGTATTTATGTCGAAAATAAATACAGATGCTACTTTTAGTGAAGTGCAAAATGTAGGGGCTGATGTAAACTCTCCCAAAGATGATTTTGCCTATTTAATTGATACAAAATCTAGAAAAGGTTTTTTTACATCCAATAGAGATGGTGGTCAAGGATATGATGATATCTATAAATTTTTGGAAACAAGAAAACTAATTTGTGAACAACTACTTTATGGTGAAATAACCGATCTAAAAACGGGTGAAATACTTAACAATACTAAAATAACACTATATGATAGCCAGTTTAAGCTTGTTAATACTGCTACTTCAGATGAAAAAGGAAAGTATAGTTTTACGGTTGAATGTGGAAAAACATACAATATAAGAGCTGAAAAAACAGAGTACAAAACAAAAGAAGAAAAAATAACTATCGGTGCTACAACTGGAAAAACCTACCTGCCAATTGCATTAGAAAAAGAAATATGCAAAGTAGCTGTTGGTGATGATTTAGGAAAATGTTTCGGAATCAAAATGATTTATTTCGATTTAGACAAATCTAATATTAGACAAGAAGCTGCGCTGGATCTAGAAAAAATATTAGATGTATTAAATCAGAATCCAAACATGAAAATTGATATACGATCACATACTGACAGTAGACAAACATTCAAATATAATGAGGCTTTATCTGAAAGAAGAGCCAAATCAACCATCAACTGGTTAGTTAAAAATGGTATTGATTCAAGCAGATTGACAGGGAAAGGATATGGTGAAACTCAACTCGTAAATAAATGTGCGGATGATGTAATTTGTTCCGAAGAGGAACATCAACTCAATAGAAGAAGTGAATTTATTATTACTGCTCTGTAA
- a CDS encoding PorP/SprF family type IX secretion system membrane protein, whose translation MKTKLFSFALMFTVFVSYAQQDAQFTQYMYNTININPAYAGSRGALSIFALHRTQWVGLDGAPVTNAASVNTPLNQSNLGLGVSIINDKIGPTTENTIAADLSYTIPTSETFKLSFGIKATANIFNLDVNRLNPVDDDPSLRDFNNKFTPNFGAGVYLHSDKAYVGFSVPNFIESNRYDDNEVAIFKEKINYYLIAGYVFDLNTSVKFKPALLTKIVEGAPLQVDVSGNFMFNDKFVVGLAYRWSAAVSAMVGFQVTDGMYIGYGYDHETTRLNNYNSGSHEIFLRYEIFKNNDKIITPRFF comes from the coding sequence ATGAAAACAAAATTATTTTCTTTCGCTTTGATGTTTACAGTATTTGTAAGTTATGCGCAACAAGATGCACAATTTACTCAATATATGTACAACACAATAAATATCAATCCAGCTTATGCTGGATCAAGAGGCGCTTTAAGTATTTTTGCACTACATCGTACTCAATGGGTAGGTCTTGACGGTGCGCCAGTTACTAATGCTGCTTCTGTCAATACTCCATTAAACCAAAGTAATTTAGGTTTGGGAGTATCGATTATAAATGATAAAATTGGACCTACCACCGAAAATACAATTGCGGCTGATTTATCATACACAATTCCTACTTCTGAAACTTTTAAATTATCGTTTGGAATCAAAGCAACAGCTAACATTTTCAATTTAGATGTAAACCGATTAAATCCTGTTGACGATGATCCGAGTTTACGTGATTTTAATAATAAATTCACTCCTAATTTTGGTGCAGGGGTTTATTTACATTCTGACAAAGCTTATGTAGGATTTTCAGTGCCTAATTTCATCGAAAGTAATCGCTATGATGATAATGAAGTAGCCATTTTTAAAGAAAAAATTAATTACTACTTAATCGCAGGTTATGTTTTTGATTTGAATACTAGCGTAAAATTTAAACCAGCATTACTAACTAAAATCGTTGAAGGTGCTCCACTACAAGTAGATGTATCAGGAAATTTTATGTTTAATGATAAATTTGTTGTTGGATTAGCTTATAGATGGTCGGCGGCAGTAAGTGCAATGGTTGGATTTCAAGTTACCGACGGAATGTATATAGGATATGGTTATGACCATGAGACAACTCGATTAAACAATTATAATTCTGGTTCTCATGAAATATTTTTACGTTATGAAATATTTAAAAATAATGACAAAATAATAACTCCTAGATTCTTTTAA